In a genomic window of Telopea speciosissima isolate NSW1024214 ecotype Mountain lineage chromosome 5, Tspe_v1, whole genome shotgun sequence:
- the LOC122663101 gene encoding uncharacterized protein LOC122663101, whose translation MATSVTVEELKWFHSIDRDIFTILVINFGRNIAESMRIIGLWLWLEEMGFPNIILPLLSSSDAIVELVAREAVLCLNCIDKDRSPAGNEIPSTKRLMKREISLSFIRKNRVSAVGRISQFVSEIGLAFTDIVEKAVNNRSKVMGSHASRVRPIGSSFKMGGPSSAFLPWSSSCHPKKGMASLSASSDERTIFVTFSRGYPVSESELRNFFNMKYGECVECIYMQEVSAYGQALFARVVFRSIATMAVILQGMENDGKVKLLINGKHVRARKYFSK comes from the exons ATGGCTACTTCTGTCACTGTTGAAGAACTCAAATGGTTCCACTCCATTGATAGAGATATATTCACTATTCTAGTTATCAACTTTGGCCGTAACATTGCAGAGTCTATGAGGATCATTGGCCTTTGGTTATGGCTAGAAGAGATGGGTTTTCCTAATATCATCCTTCCACTTCTCTCATCCTCCGACGCCATTGTCGAATTGGTGGCAAGGGAAGCTGTCCTATGCTTGAATTGTATCGACAAAGATAGGTCTCCGGCAGGTAATGAGATCCCTTCCACTAAGAGACttatgaagagagaaatttctCTTTCATTCATTCGTAAGAATAGGGTCTCTGCAGTTGGTAGAATTTCTCAGTTTGTCTCAGAGATTGGACTAGCATTTACTGATATTGTGGAGAAAGCTGTTAATAACCGGTCTAAAGTAATGGGTTCTCATGCTTCTAGGGTTAGGCCCATTGGGTCCAGTTTTAAGATGGGTGGCCCAAGTTCTGCCTTCCTTCCATGGTCTAGTTCTTGTCATCCTAAGAAGGGTATGGCCTCATTAAGCGCCTCATCAGATGAGAGGACCATATTTGTAACCTTCTCTAGGGGATACCCTGTTTCAGAAAGTGAACTCCGGAACTTCTTCAATAT GAAATATGGAGAATGTGTAGAGTGCATTTATATGCAGGAAGTGTCAGCTTATGGACAAGCCCTATTTGCTCGTGTGGTTTTTAGATCAATTGCAACCATGGCAGTTATCCTTCAAGGTATGGAAAATGACGGAAAAGTGAAGTTATTGATAAATGGAAAGCATGTTCGAGCAAGGAAATACTTCTCCAAGTGA